A genomic stretch from Candidatus Methanomassiliicoccus intestinalis Issoire-Mx1 includes:
- a CDS encoding beta strand repeat-containing protein, with the protein MAQDITISNESGPLTLINGTILDLNGHTITIPSVGNESNKNDTSNSNIDSNSNRLVIADNATVTIKDGKIVYSGTLGDISPIRVGQTKTSVTDANVQTLNLNNVDIISNGYGVAVFSKGVLNITGGSITADSSAVATNGGNPVENGTTNSADAKITLNGGCYTSTTTAAIYFPGGAELNVTGGTFTGKTGFDIRSGTVTIDDNAIINVLGSPDEKKTDDDGPTPWGMGVAVFDNTAYGKNTDDNDSVTQTPINVTVNSANIYNAAYAYYFTSFGSYDDLRIEGGSFNTSQQTIPSASHNVSISIPGNGNSFVNLSKGATVTPTKLQADGTDNSQKHPITIETIGIDNFIFANGTPISIGSGSLSDSKIEYKDNSGNTILFVDNFDLSTFTVFGGSNNAGETVTSSEITMNGGKAYGIVGGGYGNATVGTSTITIDGGKATYVAGGGWSTDSSTTAVSLEALKNKTTTTNVTINGGDILYAVGGGRLGYTHVETANLTINGGNFDEIVAGGINGYTKTANLTVNGTSKITTGLISSGNRGQVSNVTVDIKSLGTEGSANIVVIGALSGFTSTDGGPNAIFDNITFKITEDINGIDKIFLGGAKWSKGSNPWITSRINSLSDTTITIDAPGYTVSAADISNANDYTNITVQASDYTIGDGKTWTLTESSKLEIIEGSSLTTNGSGKFINEGIIEVNSADALKNAINLCSGTIKLMDNINVVNSVDVNVEEGYTTSLLISNNVTLDLNGHTLTLSSAGSGIYVGAGGYLTIMDSSNSKGSIIYTYSDMSNATIMVNGTSPDYAQLVLEKCNIFVVNTTGAYDAGYGVFASTYSKVSSDKDVSITAGYSAISGNGTDNGAEITISGGKYTSNASAAIFFPSTTNLTVTGGKFIGKTGFDIRAGTVSISNAEISINQNEPIDSTGASGPSSWGMGVAVIDHPNYGSVGTTGNKSYSDISVTISKTAVTGAKYDLYVGDLNRGKNGEFLGTDGTFTANHSIEVEVNGSTVYTVAADDTNAERFTSTIKSSSGGSSGGYPVNPPVTPDTPEEPIIPDSSGNAEIKVDDKKADELVHETVASGSNTLSIVDKDNVEGTVTSVSISVSDLETISKKIENNNNIDSISIATSEGEVIIEKEVLAEILENNSEADTLIIEVNNAENKLTEEQKKVVGDNPVYDITIRAGNENISSFNGKSITVSIPYELKEGEDQNNLIVYYLKDDGSIEKMNCSYKDNQVSFETNHLSKFIIVYEAQEPIVPDNPDDKNDDNNSDNTVYYIIAAVIIILIIIALAYYFMKKK; encoded by the coding sequence TTGGCTCAGGATATTACAATATCTAACGAATCCGGACCATTGACTCTTATAAATGGAACAATCCTTGATTTGAATGGTCATACAATTACGATTCCATCTGTAGGTAATGAATCTAATAAAAATGATACATCTAATTCTAATATTGATTCTAATTCTAATCGATTAGTCATCGCAGATAATGCAACGGTGACCATTAAAGATGGTAAAATTGTATACAGCGGAACGTTAGGAGATATATCACCAATTAGGGTAGGTCAAACTAAGACATCCGTAACTGATGCAAACGTGCAGACTTTGAATCTAAACAATGTTGACATAATCAGCAATGGATATGGTGTAGCAGTCTTTTCCAAGGGAGTACTCAATATAACCGGTGGTTCAATTACTGCAGACAGTTCAGCCGTTGCTACAAATGGAGGCAATCCTGTCGAAAATGGGACCACAAATTCTGCTGATGCAAAAATAACTTTGAATGGCGGATGCTATACTTCAACGACAACTGCCGCTATCTATTTTCCTGGTGGAGCTGAGTTAAATGTCACTGGCGGAACATTCACAGGAAAGACAGGATTTGATATTCGATCAGGTACTGTAACCATTGATGATAATGCAATAATAAACGTTCTCGGCAGTCCTGATGAAAAGAAGACTGACGATGATGGCCCAACACCATGGGGAATGGGTGTAGCTGTTTTTGATAATACTGCATATGGAAAGAATACAGATGATAACGATAGCGTAACTCAAACACCGATTAATGTTACTGTCAATTCAGCTAATATCTATAATGCAGCATACGCATATTATTTCACTTCATTTGGTTCATATGACGATCTCAGGATTGAGGGCGGCTCTTTTAACACATCTCAACAAACTATACCTAGCGCGTCTCATAATGTATCCATATCTATCCCTGGAAACGGTAATAGTTTTGTAAACCTTAGTAAAGGTGCTACCGTCACACCAACAAAACTACAAGCTGATGGAACCGACAACTCCCAAAAACATCCAATTACGATTGAAACAATCGGTATTGATAATTTTATCTTTGCCAATGGAACTCCAATATCAATCGGTTCAGGATCATTATCTGATTCTAAAATCGAATATAAAGATAATAGTGGTAATACTATATTATTTGTTGATAATTTCGATTTATCAACTTTCACTGTGTTTGGTGGATCAAATAATGCTGGGGAGACTGTCACTTCTTCAGAAATCACAATGAATGGCGGAAAGGCTTATGGTATCGTTGGTGGCGGATATGGAAACGCAACTGTTGGTACGTCAACAATAACAATCGATGGAGGAAAAGCAACATATGTAGCCGGTGGAGGCTGGTCTACAGATAGCTCAACAACTGCTGTCAGTCTAGAAGCTTTAAAAAATAAAACAACAACTACCAATGTTACCATTAATGGTGGAGATATCTTATATGCAGTAGGTGGCGGCAGACTAGGATATACACATGTTGAAACTGCCAACTTAACAATTAATGGTGGAAACTTTGATGAAATCGTTGCTGGCGGTATTAATGGATATACCAAAACTGCAAATCTCACTGTTAACGGGACTTCAAAGATAACCACTGGTCTGATCTCTTCAGGAAACAGGGGACAAGTATCCAATGTAACTGTTGATATCAAAAGTTTAGGAACAGAAGGTAGTGCTAACATCGTTGTTATTGGAGCATTGTCTGGATTCACAAGTACTGATGGTGGACCGAATGCTATATTTGATAACATTACTTTCAAAATAACTGAGGATATTAATGGAATTGATAAGATATTTCTTGGCGGAGCCAAATGGTCAAAAGGAAGCAATCCTTGGATCACATCAAGAATCAATTCATTAAGTGATACTACTATTACAATAGATGCACCTGGATACACAGTATCAGCTGCAGACATCTCTAATGCAAATGATTATACAAATATTACTGTACAAGCTTCTGATTACACCATTGGTGATGGTAAGACTTGGACACTCACTGAATCTTCTAAACTTGAAATAATTGAAGGTAGTTCATTAACAACTAATGGATCTGGAAAGTTCATCAATGAGGGTATAATCGAAGTAAATTCTGCAGATGCTCTAAAGAATGCAATTAATTTATGTTCTGGAACAATAAAACTTATGGACAATATTAATGTTGTTAATTCAGTTGATGTAAATGTGGAGGAGGGTTATACGACTTCACTACTTATCTCAAATAATGTAACATTAGATCTCAATGGTCATACCTTAACACTTTCATCAGCAGGTTCTGGAATATATGTAGGAGCAGGTGGATATCTAACAATAATGGACTCGTCAAATTCTAAAGGTTCTATCATCTATACATATTCAGACATGTCCAATGCTACTATAATGGTAAATGGTACTTCTCCAGATTATGCACAATTAGTTCTTGAAAAGTGCAATATATTTGTCGTTAATACCACTGGGGCTTATGATGCGGGGTACGGAGTATTCGCTTCAACTTATTCTAAAGTATCTTCAGACAAAGATGTCTCAATCACTGCTGGTTACTCTGCAATAAGTGGAAATGGAACTGATAATGGAGCTGAAATAACTATTTCAGGTGGAAAATACACATCTAATGCATCTGCCGCAATATTCTTCCCTTCAACAACTAATCTGACTGTAACTGGTGGAAAATTCATAGGAAAAACAGGATTTGATATTAGAGCTGGAACTGTTTCAATTTCAAATGCTGAAATTTCGATCAATCAGAATGAACCTATCGATTCAACAGGTGCATCTGGTCCGTCTTCATGGGGAATGGGCGTTGCAGTAATTGATCATCCTAACTATGGCTCCGTGGGAACAACGGGTAATAAATCATATTCAGACATCTCTGTCACAATTAGTAAAACAGCTGTAACTGGTGCAAAATATGATTTATATGTTGGGGATTTAAATAGGGGTAAAAACGGAGAGTTCTTAGGTACTGATGGAACATTCACAGCTAATCATAGCATCGAAGTTGAAGTGAATGGAAGCACGGTCTATACCGTGGCTGCTGATGATACAAATGCTGAACGTTTCACATCAACCATTAAATCAAGTTCAGGCGGCAGCAGCGGAGGATACCCCGTCAATCCACCTGTAACTCCTGATACACCGGAAGAACCTATCATACCTGACAGCAGCGGAAACGCAGAAATTAAGGTAGATGACAAGAAAGCAGATGAATTAGTTCATGAAACAGTCGCATCAGGCTCAAACACGCTTAGCATAGTTGATAAAGACAATGTAGAAGGAACAGTAACATCTGTATCAATATCTGTTTCAGATTTAGAAACAATTTCAAAGAAGATTGAAAACAATAACAACATTGATTCAATTTCAATAGCAACTTCAGAAGGAGAAGTAATTATTGAAAAAGAAGTTCTTGCAGAAATATTAGAAAATAATTCAGAAGCAGACACGTTGATCATTGAAGTAAACAATGCAGAGAACAAATTAACAGAAGAACAAAAGAAAGTCGTAGGAGACAACCCTGTATATGACATCACAATCAGAGCAGGAAACGAGAACATATCAAGCTTCAACGGTAAATCAATTACTGTATCGATACCTTATGAACTCAAAGAGGGAGAAGATCAAAACAACTTGATTGTTTATTATCTCAAAGATGACGGTTCAATCGAAAAAATGAACTGTTCATATAAAGACAATCAGGTATCGTTTGAAACAAATCACCTTTCAAAGTTCATAATCGTCTATGAAGCTCAGGAACCAATAGTTCCAGACAACCCTGATGACAAGAATGATGACAATAACAGCGACAATACTGTTTATTACATAATCGCAGCAGTAATAATTATTCTCATCATCATCGCTTTAGCATATTACTTCATGAAGAAGAAGTGA
- a CDS encoding MFS transporter yields MKGKEFKPTKLSMIAILLASMLMLMGGAAVAPALPAISLAFPDASESLINLIITLPSLAIAITGLLIGALSDKIGKVKVLLASLLVFGVAGVSGYFLNDVYTILIGRFFVGIGIAGITSCCTALIAEYYTGMVRVKVLSYQSAAMGIGILVLETSGGALADFSWRDPFLIYAIGFFIFALALVSLREPTRPEVTDGIDIQPEEKFNLKLIIVCYLTIFLAMIMCFILPSKLPYYLSEMNAPSIMSGVFLGVQGVCNAVTSLSFRRISAAIERFKLLAIAFIFLGISLCLLYLPHSYAYIAVSMVFAGIGMGIISPTVSTTLASQSVAKTSGKIMGGYSTALNLGQFSATLVIIPIMAVMGTYSGLFLVIGVIALIIGIIYGVTSLFLERSNSKKKQVSA; encoded by the coding sequence ATGAAAGGGAAAGAGTTCAAGCCCACAAAACTTTCAATGATTGCGATTTTGTTGGCATCAATGCTCATGCTCATGGGAGGAGCCGCGGTTGCCCCGGCACTACCGGCTATAAGCTTAGCATTTCCCGACGCCTCTGAATCTCTTATTAATCTGATAATCACACTTCCTTCATTGGCTATCGCCATCACAGGTCTTCTCATAGGTGCACTTTCAGATAAAATAGGCAAAGTGAAAGTCCTTTTAGCTTCATTACTTGTTTTCGGAGTTGCTGGTGTTTCCGGTTACTTCCTGAATGACGTTTACACAATTCTCATCGGTCGTTTCTTCGTTGGAATCGGTATCGCCGGTATCACCAGCTGCTGTACGGCTCTAATTGCTGAATATTACACAGGCATGGTCAGGGTCAAAGTCCTCAGTTATCAGTCTGCTGCAATGGGTATCGGCATTCTTGTGCTGGAGACCTCAGGGGGAGCCCTGGCAGACTTCAGCTGGAGAGATCCTTTCTTAATCTATGCAATCGGCTTCTTCATTTTCGCTCTTGCTCTGGTTTCACTCAGGGAGCCTACAAGGCCTGAGGTAACAGACGGCATAGATATTCAGCCGGAAGAGAAGTTCAACCTGAAGCTTATTATCGTCTGTTATCTGACGATCTTCTTAGCAATGATCATGTGCTTTATTCTTCCAAGCAAGCTTCCTTATTATCTCTCGGAAATGAACGCTCCATCGATCATGTCAGGTGTGTTCCTGGGAGTGCAGGGAGTATGCAATGCTGTGACAAGTCTCAGCTTCAGAAGGATTTCAGCAGCTATCGAAAGATTCAAACTGCTGGCCATTGCATTTATTTTCCTGGGAATATCCCTCTGTCTGCTGTATCTGCCTCATTCCTACGCATACATTGCAGTCTCAATGGTGTTTGCAGGAATAGGCATGGGTATAATCTCGCCTACAGTATCTACGACACTGGCATCTCAGTCTGTGGCAAAAACATCAGGCAAGATTATGGGCGGTTATTCGACAGCGCTTAATCTGGGACAGTTCTCTGCTACCTTAGTGATAATTCCTATCATGGCAGTTATGGGAACATACAGCGGTCTGTTCCTGGTGATCGGTGTCATTGCTCTCATAATCGGAATAATCTATGGAGTAACATCACTGTTTCTCGAAAGATCAAACTCAAAGAAAAAGCAGGTAAGCGCCTGA
- a CDS encoding GNAT family N-acetyltransferase → MEKTIKHSGNNIMTVYLRNFRDSDAPAVYDLVCSTLEEDYDPTIFTILPKLWPQGCIVAESVSGIAGFLLGSVVSPGQVQILMLSVDPDMRHRGIGAEMMIKFLSACNALNCLEVQLEVRKSNINAIRFYQRFGFKLKELRENYYKDGEDAFIMTLEES, encoded by the coding sequence GTGGAGAAAACAATTAAACATTCAGGAAACAATATCATGACAGTGTATCTGAGAAATTTTCGGGATTCAGACGCTCCGGCAGTTTATGATCTAGTCTGTTCTACCCTTGAGGAAGACTATGACCCGACAATCTTCACAATCCTGCCGAAACTGTGGCCGCAGGGCTGCATAGTGGCGGAAAGTGTCTCAGGCATCGCCGGCTTTCTTTTAGGTTCAGTAGTGTCTCCGGGACAGGTACAGATTCTCATGCTTTCAGTCGATCCCGACATGAGGCACCGCGGCATCGGTGCAGAGATGATGATTAAGTTCCTCTCCGCCTGCAATGCCCTCAACTGCCTCGAGGTGCAGCTGGAAGTAAGAAAATCAAATATCAATGCCATAAGGTTCTATCAGCGCTTCGGTTTCAAGCTCAAGGAGCTCAGGGAAAATTATTACAAGGATGGTGAAGACGCTTTTATCATGACTCTTGAAGAGTCATAA
- a CDS encoding transglutaminase domain-containing protein has translation MPTFEGYRKTLSPLQVQIYDALKDGMSRHRKEIEVQQCTDEALNGIFESVLLDHPEIYYVKGYRLWKRQDSSPMAVAPVYTSAPKEVKSVLESCSKAAEILISRAEGLDEYAQELFIHDLLLRVTYGDGRKAEAHSLVGPLLHGIGVCEGISKAAKFLFDLLGRKSFVVIGVAKTPKGHKDEPHAWNCIQTNGCWYHLDITFDNSLSGRSVKRYDYCNLSDYEIEADHKATKRLPVKCVTQQNYYQQTGAQIENKRQLVDFITKERSSGVRDIIVKFPFSEEEAYLMIREALAELNYKGTAAVSCNKQQMVFHLHCGENN, from the coding sequence ATGCCGACTTTTGAAGGTTACCGTAAAACATTGTCGCCGCTGCAGGTGCAGATATATGATGCTCTAAAAGATGGTATGAGCAGGCACCGTAAGGAGATTGAAGTGCAGCAGTGCACAGACGAAGCCTTGAACGGTATCTTTGAGTCAGTGCTGTTAGACCACCCTGAAATCTATTACGTTAAGGGATACCGGCTCTGGAAACGGCAGGACTCGTCACCAATGGCAGTTGCTCCTGTTTACACATCTGCACCGAAAGAGGTAAAATCAGTATTAGAAAGCTGCAGCAAGGCGGCAGAAATTCTCATCAGCAGAGCAGAGGGTTTAGACGAATATGCGCAGGAGCTCTTCATCCATGACCTGCTGCTGCGGGTAACTTACGGTGACGGACGCAAAGCTGAAGCGCATTCATTAGTGGGACCGCTGCTTCACGGCATTGGCGTCTGCGAGGGAATCTCCAAAGCTGCCAAGTTTCTCTTTGACCTTCTCGGCAGAAAATCATTTGTTGTCATAGGGGTAGCTAAAACTCCTAAAGGGCATAAAGACGAACCGCATGCCTGGAACTGCATTCAGACCAACGGCTGCTGGTATCATTTAGACATTACCTTTGATAACTCGCTCAGCGGAAGAAGTGTAAAGCGTTATGATTACTGCAATCTTTCAGATTATGAAATCGAAGCGGATCATAAGGCCACCAAGAGACTGCCGGTTAAGTGCGTCACTCAGCAGAATTACTATCAGCAGACTGGAGCGCAGATAGAAAACAAACGGCAGCTTGTTGATTTCATTACCAAGGAGAGAAGCAGCGGTGTCAGAGATATCATTGTTAAATTTCCTTTCTCTGAAGAAGAGGCATATTTAATGATCAGGGAAGCTCTGGCAGAGTTAAATTATAAAGGTACGGCAGCGGTCAGCTGCAACAAGCAGCAGATGGTCTTCCATCTTCACTGTGGAGAAAACAATTAA
- a CDS encoding peptidylprolyl isomerase, which translates to MVKQVNAAHILVGSEKDAKNIMARIEKGENFADLAKRFSKCPSKSKGGDLGWFGKGQMVPEFETAAFNASKGAVVGPVKTEFGWHIIQVKDLK; encoded by the coding sequence ATGGTAAAACAGGTTAACGCTGCGCATATTCTCGTAGGCTCAGAAAAAGATGCCAAAAACATTATGGCCCGCATTGAAAAAGGAGAGAACTTTGCTGATCTGGCTAAACGCTTCTCCAAGTGTCCTTCCAAATCCAAAGGCGGAGATCTCGGCTGGTTTGGAAAAGGTCAGATGGTTCCTGAGTTTGAAACTGCTGCCTTCAATGCCTCTAAAGGTGCTGTTGTAGGACCAGTGAAAACTGAATTCGGCTGGCACATCATTCAAGTAAAAGACCTTAAATGA